Proteins from a genomic interval of Leishmania braziliensis MHOM/BR/75/M2904 complete genome, chromosome 24:
- a CDS encoding transcription elongation factor-like protein has protein sequence MTPTFAAEHRPFILFALDATEHGLSDSEWSSDSGASNAEVIASSALNMHLVELVTSRHLSRVTHHRRGYTTAECARAASSETSQSTCAIGEAPSKPARIDVRSLIRAALSQSSEQCPSTNVNDVASQVAAALR, from the coding sequence atgACACCCACATTTGCTGCCGAGCATAGACCGTTCATTTTGTTTGCCCTAGACGCCACGGAGCACGGCTTGTCGGATAGCGAGTGGAGCTCTGACAGCGGCGCTTCTAACGCTGAAGTGATTGCCTCCTCTGCACTCAACATGCACCTTGTAGAGCTCGTGACGTCGCGGCACCTGTCGCGCGTGACTCACCACAGACGTGGATACACCACTGCTGAGTGCGCTAGAGCCGCTTCCTCTGAGACCTCACAGTCAACTTGCGCTATTGGCGAGGCACCCAGCAAGCCAGCTCGTATCGACGTTAGAAGCCTCATCCGCGCGGCCCTCTCGCAGAGTAGCGAGCAGTGTCCATCCACCAACGTCAACGATGTGGCGAGCCAGGTTGCCGCGGCGCTAAGGTAG